The Terriglobia bacterium genomic sequence TTGGCGCAATTGAAAGTAGGACTAGGCGCTCAGGCCAGCCGGCCTTGTTATTTCCGATACAGCGTAACGGCGCCGCCCGCCGGCCCTAACGTGACATGATCACCATTCTGATGAAACCCGGCGGAGGCGGGTGCGATTGCGGTCACTATGTCTCCAGGTGCGAGTTCCAGCACCAGGCCGGAAATCTTCGATGGTATCTGTAAGTGGATTTCCTTATCGCCCACGGATACGGATATACGATCTCTCGCCGCCCACCATTCGCCGAGCTGCGATAGCGTTCCGATCCATGCGCGGCTCTTCCAGTGTTTAATGAACCCGACGGCAAATTCGAGTTTCGGTCCCAGTTCGTTCGGGTGAACCAACACGTTGCAGATACCGTGCGACTCTGCGATTCGTTCACAAACATCGATCGCGGGTTGAAGCGCCACGGGTTCCGCCTCATCGCCCATGGTTATCGGGAACCGGTAAATGGGAAGTAATTGCCGGCCGCGCCTGTTATACGTGAGCTGAAAGGGAAGGTGCGTCATCGAGAGACCGGCGGTCCCGCTCGAATCGTAAAGATAGCCGGTGGCAACAAGATCCTGCGGAAGCGATTCGGGATCCAGCAGAAAACCGCTGCGGAAAGATACGGTGCGCCGCCCGGGCAGAAGGGAATCCAACAAGAACTTGCTGACTCGGAGTTCTCCGAGCACAGTCGCATTCTGAGTGACCGTTCTGCTCTTGACGAAGGGCAGATATGATGGATACTTTTCCGTTCCACTACCTTCGGGAAGCTTGTTGAACTGGCGCGAGTGGGATACCGAATGACTTCCGATTTCCATCCCTTCTTCGAGCACCTGCCGGTGTATCGAGAGCTGTTCCGGACCAAAGAACGCCACATCATTGAAATCTTGAATATATTTGGTCTGTACGAAAAAGGTTGTCCGGACTCCGAGCCGATGTTCCTCTCTGGCATACGTCAGAGAATTCGGAACAGATTTCGCGTAGT encodes the following:
- a CDS encoding polysaccharide deacetylase family protein; the protein is MPDVVPADAAPDASAMALLVTDPDSNWQDLWAAFRAAGIPVSVESNVDRALGHRTVFVYPRISGPALSEKAIISLMAHVKEGGKVLTTDVPIERIGDAFGFTQVTDGAPHSRIRGKSLEIGTRGNTRLPFSTSTYRGVKEAAVLFEDGSPAVFENRWGNGTTLVFSFDLGTLSYLAHAGRDESIERPYINGFVSILDPLIALVKRAYRDGDRSAITFGTVPDDRQLAVLMTHDVDYAKSVPNSLTYAREEHRLGVRTTFFVQTKYIQDFNDVAFFGPEQLSIHRQVLEEGMEIGSHSVSHSRQFNKLPEGSGTEKYPSYLPFVKSRTVTQNATVLGELRVSKFLLDSLLPGRRTVSFRSGFLLDPESLPQDLVATGYLYDSSGTAGLSMTHLPFQLTYNRRGRQLLPIYRFPITMGDEAEPVALQPAIDVCERIAESHGICNVLVHPNELGPKLEFAVGFIKHWKSRAWIGTLSQLGEWWAARDRISVSVGDKEIHLQIPSKISGLVLELAPGDIVTAIAPASAGFHQNGDHVTLGPAGGAVTLYRK